In Tenacibaculum pacificus, a single window of DNA contains:
- the murI gene encoding glutamate racemase — protein sequence MITKAQQPIGIFDSGIGGTSIWKEINVLLPNESTIYLSDSKNAPYGQKSKEEILDLSIKNTEFLINKGCKLIVVACNTATTNAIDYLRSNYSIPIIGIEPAIKTASIQTKTGTIGILATKGTLNSALFEKTSASINSDIIIMEQVGNGLVQLIEEGKIESIEMTNLLNKHLSLMLSSKCDCIVLGCTHYPYLIPQIKKIVGSSVTIIDSGEAVAKQTKKILAENNLISTAKKNTYNTFYINKDKSVLDIILKDYKKAIINYLDF from the coding sequence ATGATTACTAAAGCACAACAACCTATCGGTATTTTTGATTCTGGAATTGGTGGAACATCAATCTGGAAAGAAATTAATGTCTTATTACCAAACGAAAGTACTATTTACTTATCCGACAGTAAAAATGCGCCATATGGGCAAAAATCAAAAGAAGAAATTCTTGATTTATCTATTAAAAACACAGAGTTTTTAATTAATAAAGGCTGTAAACTAATAGTTGTTGCTTGTAATACAGCTACTACAAATGCTATTGACTATTTAAGAAGTAATTATTCAATTCCTATAATAGGAATTGAACCAGCAATTAAAACGGCATCTATCCAAACTAAAACAGGTACCATAGGAATATTAGCTACAAAAGGAACACTTAATAGTGCTTTATTTGAAAAAACATCAGCTAGTATTAATAGTGATATTATAATTATGGAACAAGTTGGTAATGGGCTTGTTCAACTTATTGAAGAAGGTAAAATAGAATCAATAGAAATGACCAACTTACTAAATAAGCATTTAAGCTTAATGCTTTCTTCTAAATGTGATTGTATTGTTTTAGGATGTACACATTACCCCTATTTAATTCCACAAATAAAAAAAATTGTAGGTAGTAGCGTTACTATTATTGATTCCGGAGAAGCAGTTGCTAAACAAACAAAAAAAATATTAGCAGAAAACAATCTTATTAGTACTGCAAAAAAAAATACCTACAACACTTTTTACATCAATAAAGATAAAAGTGTTCTAGATATTATTTTAAAAGACTACAAAAAAGCTATTATAAATTATTTAGATTTCTAG
- a CDS encoding OmpH family outer membrane protein: MKHFKTLLLVAIFTIGLGGIANAQKTAHINTDKLLSEMPATKSMKAELEKLNKTYRDDIEAMYKKLEAKIKKYEAEGKSQTQEVNQKRAIEVQQDRQRLTKAEQSAGQEMQRKYQEKTLPILKKAEQAIKDVAAAKGIIYVYDAAPGKGLIVYEKGEDIYGAVKAKLGF, encoded by the coding sequence ATGAAACATTTTAAAACCCTATTATTAGTTGCAATTTTTACAATTGGATTAGGTGGTATCGCAAATGCACAAAAAACGGCACATATAAACACTGATAAGTTATTATCTGAAATGCCAGCTACCAAGTCTATGAAAGCTGAGCTAGAAAAATTAAATAAAACATATCGTGATGATATTGAAGCGATGTACAAAAAACTAGAAGCTAAAATTAAAAAATACGAAGCTGAAGGTAAAAGTCAAACGCAAGAAGTTAATCAAAAAAGAGCTATAGAGGTTCAACAAGATAGACAACGTCTTACAAAGGCTGAACAATCTGCAGGACAGGAAATGCAAAGAAAATATCAAGAAAAAACACTTCCTATTTTAAAGAAAGCTGAGCAAGCTATTAAAGATGTTGCTGCTGCTAAAGGAATTATTTACGTATATGATGCTGCCCCTGGTAAAGGATTAATCGTTTACGAAAAAGGAGAAGATATTTATGGAGCTGTGAAAGCTAAATTAGGTTTTTAA
- a CDS encoding OmpH family outer membrane protein, with product MKKIILSIVLLLITSSIVAQKSQRIAYIDMEYILINIPEYLEAQNSLDAKVEKWKTKLDKEARAIEVLKTDLTNEKVILTKDLVLEREEDITIKQEALRRLESLYFGPQGDMYNLRRQLIKPIQDQVYSAVQTIASRKKYDFVFDKSGDLVMLYSNKKHDISELVVKMINIDQKKQEKRDKIAAKKELLKNEGLSDAQKERIAKKETLKKKKQSDRVERAKRIEEKRAAKLKKIADAREELKQKKDAARKLKEDAKKKALEK from the coding sequence ATGAAGAAAATAATTTTATCAATCGTTCTTTTACTTATTACAAGCAGTATTGTTGCACAAAAAAGTCAACGTATAGCGTATATTGATATGGAGTATATACTTATAAATATTCCTGAATATTTAGAGGCACAAAACTCCTTAGACGCTAAAGTTGAAAAATGGAAAACAAAATTAGACAAAGAAGCTAGAGCTATAGAAGTTTTAAAAACTGATTTAACTAATGAAAAAGTTATTTTAACAAAAGATTTAGTTTTAGAACGTGAGGAAGATATTACCATAAAACAAGAAGCTTTACGAAGATTAGAATCATTATACTTTGGTCCTCAAGGAGATATGTATAATTTAAGAAGACAATTAATAAAGCCTATTCAAGATCAGGTTTATAGTGCTGTTCAAACAATTGCTTCAAGAAAAAAATATGATTTTGTTTTTGACAAATCAGGTGATTTAGTAATGCTGTATTCAAACAAAAAACACGATATTAGCGAACTTGTTGTGAAAATGATTAATATTGATCAGAAAAAACAAGAAAAAAGAGATAAGATTGCAGCTAAAAAAGAATTACTTAAAAATGAAGGTTTAAGTGATGCTCAGAAAGAAAGAATAGCTAAAAAAGAAACTCTTAAAAAGAAAAAACAATCTGATAGAGTTGAAAGAGCTAAACGTATTGAAGAAAAAAGAGCAGCTAAGTTAAAAAAGATTGCAGATGCAAGAGAAGAATTAAAACAAAAGAAAGATGCTGCAAGAAAATTAAAAGAAGATGCTAAGAAAAAAGCATTGGAAAAATAG
- the bamA gene encoding outer membrane protein assembly factor BamA produces MNKYSYLAVFLIAFLSASVKAQNTVNNDNVTSKNVVSYKKGQQYILGGITVSGLQKFSEQTIKVYTGLVDGQPIKLPGDKLTSAIKKLYESKQFSQVDVYLSKKDGETVYLLFDVTELPQLTNINISGLSKSKTKEIKKETELKKGSMVTDNLIVTTKNYIKKKYTDKGFLKTKVSLDTKKDTTDINTVSMNIFVDKGKRIKIKEINFNGNKALSNKYLRSVMKNTKRKFLGRFWKSSKYILDDYKEDLEKILEKYSENGYRDARILSDKLTWNTDNTINLNIDVEEGRQYRFDDIKFIGNKNYTDDFLNRFLRIDKGDVYNGKVLKERISGDGTPNSQDIQTLYHNNGYLFSQINAIETSVKNDSITVEVRIREDEKATIKKVTVTGNEKTNDHVIYRELRVKPGDLFSRENIIRSIREIGQLGFFDANVTPDVKPDYQNKTADIDFSVVEKGGSQIELQGGYGGGSFIGTLGLSFNNFSLRNIFKKEAYKPLPMGDGQKLSLRLQASQTYNTYSFSFSEPWLGGKKPQSLSFSVYLSNQYQFDYSRNKVNRNNSLSIIGATIGLGKRLQWPDDYFSLSQNISFQRIDLHNYGYRVGSSNDVISEGNLNNLAYTVSFSRNSTGPSLVFPTYGSEFTIKAKATLPYSLINGKDYTEAENPTNEQRQEYLADKYKWLEYYKLSAKGKWYTSLSQNNKLVLMSNFEMGYLGSYNDELGLTPVERFFVGGDGIAQGQLDGRETIGVRGYENNSLSVGPDGQNEGGSIYNKFQMELRYSITDKPSASIYTLGFLEAGNSYENFSEFNPFKLKRSAGVGVRIFMPAFGLLGIDFAHGFDPLPGQIQKSGWQTHFIIGRQF; encoded by the coding sequence ATGAATAAATATTCTTATTTAGCCGTATTTTTAATCGCCTTTTTATCGGCGAGCGTAAAAGCACAAAACACAGTAAACAATGATAATGTAACCTCTAAAAATGTTGTTTCTTATAAAAAAGGACAACAATATATACTTGGAGGAATTACTGTTAGTGGCTTACAAAAATTTAGCGAACAAACTATTAAAGTTTATACAGGATTGGTAGATGGACAACCTATTAAATTACCTGGAGATAAACTTACAAGTGCAATTAAAAAACTATATGAAAGTAAACAATTTAGCCAAGTAGATGTTTATTTATCTAAAAAAGATGGAGAAACAGTATATCTTTTGTTTGATGTTACTGAGTTACCTCAATTAACAAATATCAATATTTCTGGTTTAAGTAAATCCAAAACAAAAGAAATTAAAAAAGAGACTGAACTTAAAAAAGGAAGTATGGTTACCGATAACTTAATCGTAACCACTAAAAATTATATTAAAAAGAAATATACTGATAAAGGTTTCTTAAAAACAAAAGTATCTTTAGATACAAAAAAAGATACTACTGACATAAATACTGTTAGTATGAATATTTTTGTAGATAAAGGTAAGCGTATCAAAATTAAAGAAATCAACTTTAACGGAAATAAAGCATTATCAAACAAATACTTACGCAGTGTTATGAAAAACACAAAACGTAAGTTTTTAGGACGTTTCTGGAAATCATCAAAATATATTTTAGATGATTATAAAGAAGATTTAGAGAAAATTCTTGAAAAATATAGTGAAAATGGATATCGTGATGCCCGTATTTTATCTGATAAACTTACTTGGAATACCGATAATACAATTAATCTTAATATTGATGTAGAAGAAGGTCGTCAATACAGATTTGATGATATTAAATTTATCGGAAATAAAAATTATACAGATGATTTTTTAAATCGTTTTTTACGTATTGATAAAGGTGATGTATATAACGGAAAAGTTTTAAAAGAACGTATTTCAGGTGATGGAACTCCTAATTCACAAGATATTCAAACATTATATCACAATAATGGATATTTGTTCTCACAAATAAACGCGATAGAAACTAGCGTAAAAAACGATTCTATTACTGTAGAGGTTCGTATTCGTGAAGATGAAAAAGCAACTATTAAAAAAGTAACTGTAACTGGTAATGAAAAAACAAATGACCATGTTATTTACAGAGAATTACGTGTAAAACCAGGTGATTTATTTAGTCGTGAAAACATTATTAGATCTATTCGTGAAATTGGTCAATTAGGTTTCTTTGATGCAAATGTAACTCCTGATGTAAAACCAGATTACCAGAATAAAACAGCTGACATTGATTTTTCTGTAGTTGAAAAAGGTGGTAGTCAAATTGAATTACAAGGTGGTTATGGTGGTGGATCATTTATTGGTACTTTAGGTTTATCTTTTAATAACTTTTCTTTAAGAAATATCTTTAAAAAAGAAGCATATAAACCACTTCCAATGGGTGATGGTCAAAAACTTTCACTTCGTTTACAAGCTAGTCAAACATATAATACTTATAGTTTTTCTTTTTCAGAACCATGGTTAGGTGGTAAAAAACCTCAATCTTTATCTTTTTCAGTCTATTTATCAAATCAATATCAATTTGACTACAGTAGAAATAAAGTTAATAGAAACAATAGTTTAAGTATTATAGGTGCTACAATCGGTCTAGGAAAACGTTTACAATGGCCTGATGATTATTTTTCTTTATCACAAAACATTAGTTTTCAAAGAATCGATTTACACAATTACGGATATCGTGTTGGTTCATCTAATGATGTTATAAGTGAAGGAAACTTAAATAATTTAGCATATACAGTTTCTTTTAGTCGTAACTCTACAGGACCTAGTTTAGTATTCCCTACTTATGGTTCAGAATTTACAATTAAAGCCAAAGCTACACTACCTTATTCTTTAATTAACGGAAAAGATTATACAGAAGCTGAAAACCCTACAAATGAACAAAGACAAGAATATTTAGCTGATAAATATAAATGGCTTGAATACTATAAGTTATCTGCAAAAGGAAAATGGTACACATCTTTATCTCAAAACAATAAATTAGTATTAATGTCTAATTTTGAAATGGGATATTTAGGATCTTATAATGATGAATTAGGTTTAACACCTGTTGAAAGATTTTTTGTTGGAGGTGATGGAATTGCACAAGGACAATTAGACGGTAGAGAAACTATTGGAGTTCGTGGGTATGAAAACAATAGTCTTTCTGTTGGACCTGATGGTCAAAACGAAGGAGGATCTATTTACAATAAATTTCAAATGGAATTACGTTATTCTATTACAGATAAACCTTCTGCATCAATTTATACTTTAGGTTTTTTAGAAGCTGGTAACTCTTATGAGAATTTTAGTGAATTTAATCCGTTTAAATTAAAACGTTCAGCTGGTGTTGGTGTTCGTATCTTTATGCCTGCATTTGGATTGTTAGGTATTGATTTCGCACATGGGTTTGATCCTTTACCAGGTCAAATTCAAAAATCTGGGTGGCAAACACATTTTATTATCGGAAGGCAGTTTTAA
- a CDS encoding isoprenyl transferase, which translates to MEEKLHRINLQKVPNHIAVIMDGNGRWAKGKGMQRIFGHRNALTAIRETADAASEVGVQFVTLYAFSTENWNRPKLEVDALMSLMVSTLKKELPEFQRKNIKINAIGNITSLPKNAQKILAQVIDQTKNNTKITLTFALSYGSREEIVNTIRNISKKVVNNELDIEKIDEKIINNHLYTFNLPDVDLMIRTSGEQRISNFLLWQMAYAELYFTDILWPDFRKEHLFDAIIDYQNRERRFGKTSEQIEINE; encoded by the coding sequence ATGGAAGAAAAATTACACCGCATTAACTTGCAAAAAGTACCAAATCATATCGCTGTTATTATGGACGGTAACGGTAGATGGGCAAAAGGTAAAGGAATGCAACGTATTTTTGGACACAGAAATGCATTAACAGCTATTAGAGAAACCGCAGATGCTGCATCTGAAGTAGGTGTTCAATTTGTTACTTTATATGCTTTTTCTACGGAAAATTGGAACAGACCAAAACTAGAAGTAGATGCATTAATGAGCTTAATGGTTAGTACTCTAAAAAAAGAACTCCCTGAATTTCAGCGTAAAAACATAAAAATAAATGCAATTGGAAATATTACCAGTTTGCCTAAAAATGCGCAAAAAATACTAGCACAGGTTATTGATCAGACTAAAAATAACACTAAAATTACATTAACCTTTGCTTTAAGCTATGGTTCTAGAGAAGAAATTGTTAATACAATCAGAAATATATCTAAAAAAGTTGTTAATAACGAACTCGATATTGAAAAAATAGACGAAAAAATTATAAATAACCATTTATATACATTTAATTTGCCCGACGTTGATTTAATGATACGTACAAGCGGAGAACAAAGAATTAGTAATTTTTTACTTTGGCAAATGGCCTATGCTGAATTATATTTTACAGATATATTATGGCCAGACTTTAGAAAAGAACACCTTTTTGACGCTATAATAGATTATCAAAACAGAGAAAGAAGATTTGGAAAAACAAGCGAACAGATTGAGATCAATGAATAA
- the porG gene encoding type IX secretion system protein PorG, whose amino-acid sequence MKKKFLFILFALTAITIQSQTHEIGFFVGGSNYIGDIGRTNYIYPNEVGGGLVYKYNLNPRIALRGTYTYIPVSGDDKDSDNLYRQKRGNLFSNNIHEVALGMEFNFFDYNISNYKTTFTPYILAEISAFNYFSPSEEMDSNNTRLKNKFSYSLPLGIGIKGRLYDHFAIAFETGVRFTLVDDIDYTTDKIENLNFGGTGNDVYMFTGISIVYTFGRPPCYNGLAE is encoded by the coding sequence ATGAAGAAAAAATTTCTATTCATATTATTTGCTTTAACAGCAATAACAATACAATCACAAACTCACGAAATCGGTTTTTTCGTCGGGGGTTCTAATTATATAGGAGATATTGGTAGAACCAATTATATCTATCCTAATGAAGTTGGTGGTGGATTAGTGTATAAGTACAATTTAAACCCAAGAATAGCACTTCGAGGAACATATACTTATATTCCTGTTTCTGGTGATGATAAAGATTCAGATAATTTATATCGACAAAAAAGGGGAAATCTATTTTCGAATAACATACATGAAGTTGCTCTCGGGATGGAGTTTAATTTTTTTGATTATAATATCAGTAATTATAAAACAACTTTTACGCCATATATTTTAGCCGAAATATCAGCTTTCAATTACTTTAGTCCTTCTGAAGAAATGGATTCAAATAATACTCGTTTAAAAAATAAATTTTCTTATTCATTACCTTTAGGTATTGGAATTAAAGGTCGTTTATACGATCATTTTGCTATTGCTTTTGAAACAGGTGTTCGATTTACCTTAGTAGATGATATAGATTATACAACAGACAAAATAGAAAACTTAAACTTTGGTGGCACTGGAAATGATGTATATATGTTTACAGGGATTTCTATAGTTTACACCTTTGGAAGACCACCATGTTACAATGGATTGGCAGAATAA
- a CDS encoding NAD kinase, whose translation MKKVAIYGQSYTISAEKEIILLLSELEKNNIVVFFEQDFYNLLVENNSLTKKYPTYSHFSDLSNSFDMLFSIGGDGTILRAITYIRDLDIPILGINTGRLGFLATVQKDQIKEAVTLLLEKKYSIQERTLLQVTTIPQVNEFTDLDFALNEITIARRNTTSMIGVKTFLNDEYLTNYWADGLIIATPTGSTGYSLSCNGPVILPNAKNFVITPIAPHNLNARPMVIPDNTCINLEVSAREKDFLISLDSRITTVPQGTKIKIQKANFTIKSILLEDQSHLKTLRVKLLWGEDTRNESL comes from the coding sequence TTGAAAAAAGTAGCTATTTACGGTCAATCCTATACCATTTCAGCTGAAAAAGAAATTATACTATTATTATCAGAATTAGAAAAAAATAATATTGTTGTTTTTTTTGAACAAGATTTTTACAATCTCTTAGTTGAAAATAATTCTTTAACAAAAAAATATCCTACATACTCACATTTTAGTGATTTGTCAAACTCTTTTGACATGCTGTTTTCTATCGGAGGCGATGGAACAATATTAAGAGCTATTACTTATATTCGTGATTTAGATATTCCTATTTTAGGAATCAATACTGGTAGATTAGGTTTTTTAGCTACTGTTCAAAAAGATCAAATTAAAGAAGCTGTAACTTTATTACTTGAAAAAAAATATTCTATTCAAGAACGAACTTTATTACAGGTAACAACAATTCCACAAGTAAATGAATTTACTGACTTAGATTTTGCTTTAAATGAAATAACCATTGCACGTAGAAATACCACATCAATGATTGGTGTAAAAACTTTTTTGAATGATGAATATCTAACAAATTATTGGGCAGATGGTTTGATTATTGCCACACCAACAGGGTCTACAGGATACTCATTAAGCTGTAATGGTCCTGTGATTTTACCTAATGCTAAAAATTTTGTTATTACACCAATAGCTCCTCATAATTTAAATGCAAGACCAATGGTAATACCTGATAATACTTGTATTAATTTAGAAGTCAGTGCTCGTGAAAAAGACTTTCTTATATCTCTTGATTCTCGTATTACTACAGTTCCTCAAGGCACTAAAATTAAAATACAAAAAGCTAATTTTACTATAAAAAGTATTTTATTAGAAGATCAATCGCATTTAAAAACACTAAGAGTCAAGCTTTTATGGGGTGAAGATACTCGTAATGAATCCTTATAA
- a CDS encoding CBS domain-containing protein, whose translation MNINDFILDEIKALTLKSTVKRAQEVCENLPITHIPIVENGKLIGCLPASDIQTIEGKDQKLSEYSYLLDNFHSNEKATLLDLIVLFADNDSNLIPILNQEMNYIGYYELSDILDAFADSPFLHNESETLIVSKNKNDYSMSQIAQIVETSRGKLLGLYICSENQDNIQVTLKVITEEINEIIQTFRRYDYNVVTRHEDDFYLEELKDRAAYLRKYLNM comes from the coding sequence ATGAATATCAACGACTTTATATTAGACGAAATTAAAGCACTTACTTTAAAAAGCACTGTAAAAAGAGCTCAAGAAGTCTGTGAAAATTTACCGATAACTCATATTCCTATTGTTGAAAATGGAAAACTAATTGGCTGTTTACCCGCAAGTGACATTCAAACAATAGAGGGTAAAGACCAAAAATTAAGTGAATACTCTTATTTATTAGATAACTTTCATTCTAATGAAAAAGCGACATTACTTGATTTAATTGTTTTGTTTGCAGATAATGATTCTAATTTAATTCCTATTTTAAATCAGGAAATGAATTATATTGGTTATTATGAGCTAAGCGATATTTTAGATGCTTTTGCAGATAGTCCTTTTTTACACAACGAAAGTGAAACTTTAATTGTAAGTAAAAACAAAAATGATTATTCGATGAGCCAAATTGCTCAAATAGTTGAAACTAGTCGAGGTAAACTATTGGGTCTTTATATTTGTTCTGAAAATCAAGACAATATTCAAGTTACTTTAAAAGTAATTACTGAAGAAATAAATGAAATTATTCAAACTTTCCGAAGATATGACTACAATGTAGTTACACGACATGAAGATGATTTTTATTTAGAAGAATTAAAAGATAGAGCTGCATATTTAAGAAAATACCTAAATATGTAA
- a CDS encoding pyridoxine 5'-phosphate synthase, whose translation MTKLSVNINKIATLRNSRGGNTPNLLHVATDIENFGAEGITIHPRPDERHIRYQDAYDLKSIVTTEYNIEGNPIDKFMKMVLEIKPTQVTLVPDSVDTLTSNAGWDTVANQSYLEEVIAEFKNNGIRTSIFIDTDLKLIEAAAKTGADRIELYTEEFATQYALGNKDAIKPYTEAAILADKLGLGINAGHDLSLENIKFFKQNIPNLAEVSIGHALISESLYLGLENVVNMYLNKLKG comes from the coding sequence ATGACAAAGTTAAGTGTAAATATAAATAAAATAGCTACGTTACGTAACTCTAGAGGTGGAAATACACCTAACTTATTACATGTAGCAACCGATATCGAAAATTTTGGTGCAGAAGGAATTACAATTCATCCAAGACCTGATGAACGTCATATTCGTTATCAAGATGCATATGATTTAAAATCAATAGTTACTACAGAGTACAATATTGAAGGAAATCCGATAGATAAATTTATGAAAATGGTTTTAGAAATAAAGCCAACTCAAGTAACTTTAGTACCTGATAGTGTTGATACGTTAACATCTAACGCAGGTTGGGATACCGTTGCAAATCAATCTTATTTAGAAGAAGTAATTGCCGAATTTAAAAATAACGGAATAAGGACTTCAATTTTTATTGATACAGATTTAAAATTGATTGAAGCTGCTGCAAAAACTGGTGCTGATAGAATTGAATTATATACCGAAGAATTTGCAACTCAATACGCTTTAGGAAATAAAGATGCAATAAAACCTTACACTGAAGCAGCTATTTTAGCAGATAAATTAGGCTTAGGAATTAATGCAGGACATGATTTGAGTTTAGAAAATATTAAGTTTTTCAAACAAAACATACCGAATTTAGCAGAGGTTTCTATTGGACATGCGCTTATTTCTGAATCTTTATACTTAGGATTAGAAAATGTCGTGAATATGTATCTTAATAAATTAAAAGGATAA
- a CDS encoding alpha/beta fold hydrolase has protein sequence MQILHSRIVGEGKPLLILHGYFGMGDNWKTHANKFAEDGFEVHLIDQRNHGRSFHSDDFYYEVLVEDLHRYIEHHNLTDVILLGHSMGGKTAMLFATEYPDLVEQLVIADISPKMYPPHHHDILDALNSVDFTVQNSRKLIEEQLTSLIPEPGIRQFLLKSVYRKTKEELAFRFNLKSLTENNNEVGEPLPSFTVFEGETLFLKGANSGYISVNEEPIISAHFPNSKIVSIANSGHWLHAENPKDFYAEVINFILK, from the coding sequence ATGCAAATTTTACATTCTAGAATAGTAGGAGAAGGAAAGCCGTTGTTAATTTTGCACGGATACTTTGGTATGGGTGATAATTGGAAAACTCATGCCAATAAATTTGCTGAAGATGGTTTTGAAGTACATTTAATAGATCAACGAAATCACGGACGTAGTTTTCATTCTGATGATTTTTATTACGAAGTATTGGTGGAAGATTTACATAGGTATATTGAGCATCATAATTTAACAGATGTTATTTTATTAGGGCATTCAATGGGAGGTAAAACAGCGATGTTATTTGCAACCGAATATCCTGATTTGGTAGAGCAGTTAGTAATTGCAGATATTTCTCCAAAAATGTATCCGCCACATCATCACGATATTTTAGACGCATTAAATTCTGTTGATTTTACAGTACAAAATTCTCGAAAATTAATTGAAGAGCAATTAACTTCTTTAATTCCAGAACCAGGAATTCGACAATTTTTATTGAAAAGTGTATATCGAAAAACAAAAGAAGAGTTAGCATTTCGTTTTAATTTGAAATCGTTAACAGAAAACAATAATGAAGTAGGAGAGCCGTTGCCATCATTTACTGTTTTTGAAGGTGAAACTTTATTTTTAAAAGGTGCTAATTCAGGATATATTTCTGTAAATGAAGAACCAATTATTAGTGCACATTTTCCGAATTCAAAAATTGTAAGTATAGCAAATTCAGGACATTGGTTACATGCTGAAAATCCAAAAGATTTTTATGCTGAGGTAATCAATTTTATTCTAAAATAA
- a CDS encoding phage holin family protein: protein MKIFLKILLTALAVVILANILPGIYVGSYVTAIIVAVVIALLNMFVRPLLVFFTLPATILTLGLFLFVINAIIILLAGNLITGFQVNGFFTALLFSVLLSVFRSFLFSLLKEDEK from the coding sequence ATGAAAATATTTTTAAAAATACTATTAACAGCATTAGCAGTTGTAATACTTGCAAATATATTACCAGGAATTTATGTTGGTAGTTATGTTACAGCAATAATTGTAGCAGTTGTAATAGCATTATTAAATATGTTTGTACGTCCGTTATTGGTGTTTTTTACATTACCTGCAACAATTTTAACGCTTGGATTATTTTTATTTGTAATCAATGCAATTATTATATTATTAGCAGGAAACCTTATAACAGGTTTTCAAGTAAACGGATTTTTTACAGCACTTTTGTTTAGTGTGTTGTTATCAGTATTCAGATCTTTTTTGTTTTCTTTATTAAAAGAAGATGAAAAATAA